Proteins from one Rosa chinensis cultivar Old Blush chromosome 7, RchiOBHm-V2, whole genome shotgun sequence genomic window:
- the LOC112175810 gene encoding alcohol acyl transferase 1 allele GSa, whose product MASLSPLAFQVNCYEPRLITPARPTPHETKMLSDIDNQQGLRFHVPFIMSYKNNPSLLLKQNDPVKVIRVALSRALEYYYPLAGRLREVHKKKLMVNCSGEGILFVEANANVTLDELEDAILPPCPFLEDFMFNVPGSDGILGSPLILIQVTRLTCGGFIFALRLNHTMCDAFGLVQFLNAVGEIAQGAEAPSTPPVWERELLSARDPPQISCTHHEFDDTIDHSYLNSAATVQRSFCFGPEEIKALKEHLPPHLSTCSSTFDLITACMWKCRTISLEMDPKQIVRLSCAVNARGKHNGLCLPPGYYGNTFAYPAVVSTAERLGNSPLGYAVELVKKSKAKMSEEYLRSVADFDEIKGRPPLAMEGMSDFIVSDNTRTGLGEIDFGWGKPVYAGVAKSIDLISFYVKNTNKAEQYKVLVPICLPLSSMERFQQELKKMISFDKVEIPSYI is encoded by the exons ATGGCCTCATTGTCCCCTCTCGCATTCCAGGTGAATTGCTACGAGCCGCGACTAATAACACCCGCAAGACCAACACCACATGAAACAAAAATGTTGTCAGATATCGATAATCAGCAAGGCCTCAGGTTCCATGTTCCATTCATCATGTCTTACAAGAACAATCCTTCATTATTGTTGAAACAAAATGACCCTGTTAAGGTGATTAGAGTCGCTCTGAGTAGAGCACTGGAGTATTACTACCCTTTGGCTGGTAGGCTCAGGGAAGTGCATAAGAAAAAGCTTATGGTGAACTGCAGTGGAGAAGGCATCTTGTTCGTCGAGGCTAATGCCAACGTCACGCTTGACGAACTCGAGGATGCAATTCTACCGCCTTGTCCATTCTTAGAGGATTTTATGTTTAACGTGCCAGGCTCTGATGGTATTCTTGGTTCTCCTTTGATCTTGATACAG GTAACCCGTCTGACTTGTGGAGGCTTCATATTTGCATTGCGGTTAAACCACACAATGTGTGACGCATTTGGTTTGGTTCAATTCTTGAACGCAGTAGGCGAGATTGCCCAAGGCGCAGAAGCACCTTCTACTCCACCAGTGTGGGAACGAGAGCTCTTGAGCGCTCGAGATCCCCCACAAATTTCATGTACACATCATGAATTTGATGATACCATTGACCACTCGTATCTTAACTCTGCAGCGACGGTCCAACGATCTTTCTGTTTTGGTCCCGAGGAGATAAAGGCCCTTAAGGAGCATCTTCCACCACACCTTTCCACATGTTCATCCACATTTGATTTAATAACAGCTTGCATGTGGAAATGTCGAACAATTTCACTTGAAATGGACCCAAAACAGATTGTCCGTCTATCATGCGCAGTTAATGCACGTGGTAAACACAACGGTTTATGTCTTCCTCCAGGATACTATGGCAATACATTTGCATATCCGGCTGTTGTTTCAACTGCAGAACGTTTAGGTAACAGTCCTTTGGGATATGCAGTGGAGTTGGTGAAGAAATCGAAAGCTAAAATGAGTGAAGAGTACTTAAGATCTGTGGCAGATTTTGACGAGATAAAAGGACGACCTCCACTTGCAATGGAAGGCATGAGTGACTTTATAGTTTCTGATAACACACGAACAGGTTTGGGAGAAATTGATTTCGGGTGGGGAAAGCCAGTATATGCTGGAGTTGCTAAGTCCATCGATCTGATTAGCTTCTATGTCAAGAACACAAACAAAGCTGAGCAATATAAAGTTCTGGTACCAATATGCTTGCCATTATCGTCCATGGAGAGGTTTCAGCAAGAGCTCAAGAAGATGATTAGTTTCGACAAAGTGGAGATACCATCGTATATATAA